ACGATGAACTCAGCATGAAGGAACAAAAGGTATTGAGAAACTAATAACAAGTCACTTTCTCATAATATCGCATAGGTGGAATTGTAATTTACTTCAAGATGGAATTGTAATTTATCAGAGTTATGGATGTTTTGCCTATCAGGATTCAGGAGTAGCAGATATTTGAAACGTAACAAATAAGGGAGAAATGAACTTATTTATCTGTAACAATCATAAGAACTATGGAAAGAACCACAGTTTCAGAATGTAGATTACCGTTAAAAAGGgaacattattaaaaaaaaaaaaaaaaagcagatTGCACACTAATGGGACAATCCTTTATCGGCACAACACACTAAAATAAAACTCCGTTCTGCATATACTTCCCAATCGAAGTAAAAGACAAGAAAGGTTACACTAACTCGCTGAAACATTTCTAGAATGAATCAACAGCTGTAACAAAATAAAGATGGAAATTGAACTCACCGACTCAAGAAGCTGATTCACATTAAGAATGTCTAGTGAATTGGAGGAAATTGATGTCTTGCGACCAGATTGGCTTCCACTAGCATCAGGTAAGGCTTCTTCAAACAACGAAGTACCCACCTGAGTAAAAATATGCAACATGGATGAAAAATAAAGTCCTGATTTTCAGCCCGTAGGAGTTAGAATACAGAGATATAACACAATCTAACCTCATCAGAAGATTGAAAGTCCAGGTGTGCAAGTGGGGAGCAATGTTGTGGTGTCTCCATAAACAATGGAACACCCAAAGAATATGACTCATCAGGTGAAAATCCCTGTAAAATTTGCTTCTTGATGCCAGATAATTCATCCTGCATAAAGCAACCATGGACAGAAGTAAGAAAGAATAATTTTTCCTCCCCCGCTTTCTTTGAATTCCCTAAGATGTATCTTTGACAGCAAAAAATCATAGAAGAACACAAACACAAATTTTACAGACTGTGCCAATGTTCATTCGAAATAGCAGAATTGTGTGTGGAACTTATCACATTGTTTTCTCAACTTCAAAACATATCAAATATTTGAAAGGGGACTCCTATTAGCATTATACAAGAAACTACTAGACGATTCTACTGATAAAAAGTTATTACGATTAGAGTTAGGAGGCTCATCCTTCAAAACTAACATCTTTCTAGTATAAAGACTCAGCTACAATAAAAAGTTCACCGTCCTGCTTTATTTAGATAATGAAAACGGGGAATTCTTAAATCTGGGAAGGGTCTTTATATACAAAATACCATGTGTAATCTTACCCGGACAAACAGTAGGGTTAGCTAAATCACTTTTTGACGACTTCAGACTCAACATTtgcccaaagtatcctagatgcCAGCCCCCAATATTTCTTCGTTAATTAATCTTTTCTGTTTAACTCATTCATCCCAATCTTTCATACTTCTATATGTTCTGTACGTGAAGTAGCTAAAGGCATGTCATCTGCAAATGCTGGATAGAACATTGTCCTGTTCTACAAACAAGAAAACGTTGCTTCTAGCACAGCGTACCAGGCATCAGAATTGCTAGCTAAAGAAAGCTTCATAATATTATACAGGTGATCTTTTCAAAATCCCAGCAGTCAGCACCAATGTTATTGATATATCACTTTCAAAATCACCATTAAAATGGATTAACTATAACATCCTTTGAAATTTCTGACAAAGAATGTAGTAGTTACTGACGAAGGGAAAGGGTACAGGTAAATGATGCAGAGGTGAACGAAAGATTAGATAGGTTAAAAACTCCACTCTGGATGATCCGAGAGGGGAATAAGTGTTGAGGAATGTAGGTTGCTAGTAACAAAATGATGTGGAAAGAAAATTGAAGCACCAGTTCCATTTTTGTAAAACTCCAGTTTTTTAATCGAAATGTATTTGGATCTCCCAAAGGCTTAAAGGATATTTTTCATACTGCATAAGGTGGCTACAACAGGAGACCACATATGTTCCTTCACCAGCACCTTTGCAAAATGTTTTGGATCTCATTTCATCCATGCTATATAGCCATACAGGTGAGAGAATTAATCATGTATGTAAAGAGTCAGAACTCCCTTGATTCTGTAAAAGTTCTGGTAATGAATAGATTCTGTAGAAGTTAtctttagtttccaattttcaATAAAATTTCACACAGGGTAACAGGTCATGAAAGTGACAAACTAGGTTTCACTAGAGACTGATCAGATGCTGGCCATTTACCTCTGGTAACTTCTCAAATTTATACATCAAGTGAGATAAGACGATTTCTTTCAATTGTTCATCTGATTCTATTGCTGAAAGAGACTTCAATGCAGCAAAATCATCTTCCTCTGATCCATAGGTCCTTCCACCATCAACTGGATTCTGGATGACTGCTTGGAGTCTGATATTGTCAACCAACTCAAGATAAGGATCAACCTGCCAAAAAACCATTAACCATAAATATAAACTATTAGGATGTTTGAAGAATGTTAAACATCTAAAAGGGGAAATCATTCTCCTGTGGAATAATCTTGAGAAGGGCATATTACAGTTATATCTGTCAAAGATGATTTAACAATAGGGATCAACTCTGGAAGATTGCCTGCTCTTGCCGAAAATATAAGCATGCTAGATGCCATGGTGAAGAGAGATCTTCTTCGAGATGGTTGTAGACCTCCTTCAATAAGATAAGAAAACATACATCAAAAGGATTGGAGGGGATTCTTATATCTTCAGTGTATGTAAGCAGGAAATTGGCAAAAGCTCCAGAACATATAGACTAGAACGCACGAAAAACACAAAAGAACTGGATATCTATTCCTCTCGAACACTGGATGTTCAGTATTGTCTACTAATTACATCAATTTTTAATTCATACCCAAGAGACACTGGCGTAACAAAGATTAGTAACAATATAAGTTAAAAAATGCAACACCTAATATGCATTGATGTCCTAAAGTGGACTTTGTTGAATTTCATCCCTATATTTCTAATATATCATGTTTATATATATCCAAAAGGGGAAGTCATGAGAGCCAGAAAAATGACATTTAAAGTATAAGAAGTATTAGAACCCACTTGGAGAGataaatttctttcatttgaatatttgatcTTGTTTCATGTTAAGAAATGCAAGGCTGTCGATTGGGAATGTCCAAGGGGCTCAGCATTGCCTTTTTTTTCATGTGATGCTGCATATGAGCTAGTAAATGCAGGACACTGCAACAACTTTAAATATGCTTATAAAATGAGTTTAGAGCAACGATTCCTGCCTAATATGAAACTAACAAGCTAACCTCAACCCCTTTTTCTTCTGGGCGAGATATACCAAAGGTCCCAAACAAGTTCTTGTTGGATTATGGGGTACCCTAATAAGCAAGGGAAACTGCATTTGACAATTTCTGaaatatttccaaaataaagGCAAAAGAGACAATCACCAGACATCAAATGAATGAAGTCTTGAATGATTTCACACTGAGAATTTGTTTCTTCCAAGTAATCAGGGGCAAGAATTGAGGTAgatgaaaaaaagagaaagaaagaaagtaCCTTCGTGATCAAGGGATATGCTTCTCAGAGAAAATGCTAGCTGGAAACACCTTACCAGAGCCACATGACTGGAGGTCTGTCATTTAAGTCAAAACGTTATTCAGGCGACAAAGGCAGCAATGCATTACAAATTAGTTAGTACTAAGTAGATTAAGTACTTCTGTCATGcatcatctctattatataaggaaATTCCGGAGGTGGCGTCAAAATTTGGGAGTTCCTTTTTACCCTTCattaaataaattgaaaaataagctttaaaaaaaaagaataaaattagtaaatacttACTTCTATAAATAAAGAGCGTGGCGTAGTAAAAGAATATTGTACGAGTAGAAAGAACATCTCACTTTTTTTATACATACGGAGTAATATGGatacttttcttttttaaaaggagGAGATCTAATCATACATTTGTATAATATGCAGTTATTTAGAAGAAGGGCAATGTTTATGCAATTGTTTATGGATATTTATGCAATACATTGACACACACAACATACGGGACTAAGTATTATAGGGGTATAAGACAAAAGAAGGGTAATTAGTAATGTAGATAAACTATTTCTCTTTAATGGTAATCATTGATTCCAGTGCATGTAAATGTTAAACTAGTCTCCAATGTTCTGTATGTACTAGTACACAGATCGAAATTCATGCCTCTGAGGCTCTGACAGTGATCAGGAATTCATGTCATTGAAGTGTAAACATGGAAAAAAGAATCTCACCTTGGTCCGGGTCAATAGCAAAGCAATACTGTAAGTATGTGCCATTGCTTCAAAATTGGAAGGGGTATTTTCTCTAAAAGTTGCCTGAGCCCAGATAGACGAAAGCAAGAGACTGACATGATGACTACTCAGTCTAAGTGAAGCAAGCTCCTGGGAAACCACaaagaaaagacaaaaatgaaatttcatgtattcaaacaagagaagaaacagaagAAATTGTGCATAATTgttcattctcaccattttgccaTTGGTCATAGCAGTCTCAAAACTGTGTAATTTACTATGTGATCGACAAACTCGAGATTCTTTTAAATCATTACATCTCAGGTTGTCTTCCATTGTGCGCATAGATTGTACTTTCTCTTCACTTTTCTCAGGAATGGAAAATCTTCCACTTTTTTCTTCCAGTGTTGAAAGGATGGAGGAAGGCCCAAAACTGTTTAGTGAAGCCAGCTCGTTTTGGTCTGACCAAGGGCAAACCAAAGAAGGCATAAGCACAGAGGACAAAATGCGGTGTGCCCCAATTCGAGTTTCATAATCTGGGTGGCCCATGGCTACAAGAAGTTGGTGAAATAAAGCATCGGGAACAGTCTGGAGATTAAGCAAATGGGTAAGATGTTAGATATGATTCTAAAATGATAAAATGCTATATGTATTCAGTTTAAACAAAGATAGTTCACCTTTTTGTGATATGATATATTGGGTAGGGAGGCTACTATTCGAGCAGTGCGATAAACAGAGAAGATAGTTGTTCTGGCAACAATATTGCTATTTGGAACATTCTCAAGCACCACAGCCATGATATCAAGAACGGGCCCAACATCTCCAACCTGTTAATACGGTCTCATGAATATACAAATTAGCAATCTAACGAATTCAAATGGGCATAGTTACCCGGGAAAAAAAGTCCATTAAATTAGGATTTGATTCTTCTCCTACTCCCCTTtcccaaaaacaaacaaaaaacaaagCAGGAATACTGACACACTAAATTTTCTAACAGTATGCTTTGAATAAAACATTTAAACCAAAAGACAAAAGGCATACATTTCTTTACATGCTTTGTTTAGTGGAATTCTCAAATAACAATTGTAGGATCCAAACTTAGTCAATATTGCACGTTAAAAATGAATGAGAAGTGAAGATCAAATAACAAACCTTACTTGACAGCTGAAAGACACATTTTTCTAATGCTGACTGAAGATCTGCATTTAATTTCTCTGCACCACTTCCACAGCTAGATGCGTCTGCTGAATACTGCATGCACTTGCGTAGATGTTTCAGTAGGTCAGTCAAGGCACCTGTCAAGGCAGCTGAAGCCCGTTGCTTAACAAGTTGAGCAAGTTTCCTAATGACATGAATGATACTGATCTGTTTAAGAGGCTGCCTAGCAACATTTTTGTGATCCAAGTGCTTCACCAAGATGGATAGTAACAAATGAGAATTTTCTTCCGCTGCAAAACATCATAATAAACATAAGAAGGACCAGTCAGATCCAAGATACTGATATGTCACTGGACTACGATACTATTATGTAAAATTGGCAAACATCAAAGTGAACCTGAGTCTTCTAACACCACTTGCATATACATCAAGACAGAAGAGGCAAGCCCCCTCTCAGGAGACCAGCAGTCTTCTGAATCGAAGATATGGAAAAAGGGTTCAAGCACACGCCTGACGGTTGTAGCTTCCTTGGCTAAGCCAGCAATGTTATACAAGCAAACCTTAGCCCAATAAGAAGGACTTTTTGAAGCATTCCTACGAAAGAGACAAACAGAAATTGGTTGGATTTCCAAAATTCAGGACAAGCTCAATAAAATTTACAAGAATGACACAGGTGTCCACATACACTGGTGGTACTAATTGTTGTTTAATGTTGCTAATGTCCATCGAAAAAGTGGCATCTTTGCATATATTTGCAGATGACAGCTTATTATCGTCTATGGTTGTTGATACTCGGCTACATTGATCTGAACTATCACGTATTATTCCATCCAGCTTGCCATTCAAAAGCATAATTTGTGAATCCCCAAAATTATCTAAAATTGCTGATATGATCTGTTACAGTTATTGGAAGTAGAAATATTAGATAAAACAGAAAAGTCAGcccaaagatttttttttttttttttaatattaatataaagcAGCTTCATTCTTACTTTGTCGAATTCCATTGGAATGTGGGACTGCTCACCCATAAATTGAACCTAGATACAAACAGTTTAAGGATATTAATTGAAAAATTAGTCAGTAACACGATAGACACAACAGGTATATGACGTGTATGAATGGATTAGCAAATGAGAGAGAACAAAAATCAGCTATTACAAATCTCTGGACTGGAATATTCATTGGAAGATGGGGGTGGGAATAGATAAAGAATGAGTAGCGATGTCCCTCACAAAGTCAAGGGAGACAGTACCATTGAGGAAAGTGCTTGCAATCCAGCTGCCCGCAGACAAAAAGATCTATCATCATTACCGACTTCTTGAGCTAGGTGACAAAGTTTGGGAACAAGACCTTCTATGTTGAACATATATGTGCTCTCCGCCTGTGGAAAGTTAAGTAAATTAATATCATTATATCCTGGGGAAATCCTAAGGCAAGATTGTCATATTAAGTCATAATTGAAGTACGATAACTGTTGTTCTCAATCCTCCATATCGTGGAAGAAACAAACTCTTAAAACTACCAAATAAATGCCAATGTACACTCTTAATGAATCACCAAAAATGTGAGGTTGTAGACATCAAAGGAGGAATTATCAAGCACAAGTTCCCCCATGTACATTACAACAGTACTGCTTTCCGGAAGATGAATGCATTTTAAACGCGAAGTATTAGCCATTCTCAATATCGGATAAATATGAATAGATGAAATGCGTCTAACTGTTTATATTAGTTGTGAAAAACAGGGCAGTCAACTGCCTTCTTGTCAAAGGGAAACCTCCAATTTGCATTTGCAGGAGCAATGCTGCAAACATGTAACCCCCTCTATCTCCCTCTACAGGCCTAATTAGAAGGGTTGGTCCATTCGTATGGTATGGTTAGGTTAGTGAAAAGGAGTTCCTTACCTGGACATTTAAGAAGTCGACAAGGGCATTGCAACCTAGTATTTGCATTTCCTCCTGAGAAGTTTGTTCTAGAAGAGTACGAATTATTCCTAATAAACTGCAAGCAAACAGTGGCCTGCAAAAAATAGAGGAACCAATAAAAAAAGTGCATCCAAAGGAACTACCAATATAGAAACAATATTGACTTTAATTCTTTAAACATGCAAAGTACTTCATCCTATCAACAATTTAGTGGAGGAATGTAGAAATGTCACGTTACTGTGTTTGTGAGCTGTCTTTGGCTTTATATAATATATGTTCAAGAATGATCTAGCAATTGCTTGCTACTCTTAATGCCGAATGCTTGTTATGCATTTGTTCTAATCATAAATGGAAATTTGTATCAACTCGACTACTAATCATATTGTTTAAGCAGACCTGGAACCATGGTGTAAAATATCGGCCGAGTCAAATCATGTACCATCCGTGGGTAAATTGTGTTGACTCAATAATCCAACACATAATTCCAAATCCACACCACATTCCATCTCTTATCTTACAGAAACATATGATACAATCCCAAATTCACAATACCCGAGTCTTAGAAACATTTCCAATATCCATTAACTGCACAAGACCTTAAATCTACACACTTCTTACGCAAATATTTTTGCTATTTCTCTTCTTCTCGAATAAAAATAATTGCCCCATAGGAAAGCGACTTAAGTGTCTTGGAGGAGGGGCGGAGTCATTGGAAGTGAAAAAAATAACCCTGACAAAATTAAAGCATAAGTCACACCCAATGTCATATTTACCATCCTGCTGCTATAAGAAGAATTCTATTCTCCCTCTCCCGGACCTCCCCATCAAATGTGGAAGGCCACTGAATTCTATTTCTGACTTCATATCTACTCCAGAGTTGGCTTCCAATAGTTCTCAACTTTGAAGTTGGATAGAGGAAAAGCAAAGAAGACAAGAAAAGCTCACTCAACTAAAAATCGATTGGATGAGATTAAACATTATGTAACTTTCAAAGTTCTAAGATTTACTGACAGATGGAGAAGAAGAGTAATAGGATTAAGAATTTGTCTTAGCAGTCTTCTCAACTTCTACGTTTCTACCTAACCCAAACTATCATCTTTCCTACTTGGTCCTGTCTACTTAAACCTGTACACCATAAGTCCTGTGGAATTCATTAATTAAAAGAACACAGACTAACATAAAGGTTTTTACAAGACAATCAAGATACTACTCTACATCCTCTGTTCGTCGCGAAATGTATGAAGTCTATTAAGACAATGTAATATGGTTGATAATTTGTCATGCATCCGTAAAATTAAAAAAGTATATATCACACGTCGAAGCACATAATTAACTACTTCATAATAGCTTATCTTCAATGAAATATTGAAATATCACATCCAACTAAGTTCACCTTCCATTAAGGTCTCCCCAAGTAGGTCAGCGATAGTTGACATTGTTCTGAACTCATAGGCTAAAAGAGAGCGTAAGATCTATCCTCCAAAAAAGAAAGCAAATATTATTCTTCCGTGAAGCATAGCAGAGGGAAAAACTAGTAACCTACATCACTCTACTAACTCATAAACCAAGTAACGTGACAGATGATGTGACCTTTATGTTCAAGAAACAAAGCAGGCACAGGCAACAGATTTACATTGAATAGAATCTTCTCAAGACAACTAAAAAGTAATGTAATTCATTTTTGTTATTCTGTCTTCATCTAGGAAGATCAAGTTGACAAAAGGTACAAAGTATGAGAGATCACTGTGATTATTTGGCCAAGCTGGATGCAAAAAAATATAGGTCGTACGACTAGTActaaaccccccccccccccctctcccGCTCGTTCCCTCAGGGGATAAATAAAAAAACTCTTTCTAGATCTATATGTGACTTCAATAGGACAGAGAGTAGTGAATAAAAGAAGGGTCAAACTGCAtcagttccaaaaaaaaaaaaaagatatgtCAAACTTACATCTGTTCCTTACATGAAGATATAAATTTCCTGTACACGCACAACACAACCTTTGCTGATCCAACATTCTCATTCCGTAAATCCTTGTAAAATCGCTGTTCCAGGTATTCGGTTATCTACATATAGAAAAGTGTACAGGATGAGATGATAGATTCGCTGAGCCTGTAGgtccaattgttcaatgttTCATCAAATAcgacaaaaataataaataggAGTGTGAGACACTTCCAGGCTTCAAGCCCTTTATGATCAGCAATTTGAAGATTTTAGATTTAAGGTTGTCCCAATATCTTTTGCTCTATCAGAGACATATCTAAAACCTCGGCCACCGAAGATCAGAATGTAGCTCAGACGTGCTTCTTTTAAGAGCTTCATGGAATATCATTGAACAATTgactacaagtctacaactaTGACAGCGAACTCAAGGCAAAGTTAATGCTACATCCTAGAAAATTCTCATTCACGTCTAAACCTTGTTACACTCACACCACTTCCGGAACATCTTATTCATAAGTCACATCTCAATCAAAAGTTAGAAGAAGAAAGGCAATAGAAAGCGTGAATCTTCATAAAAGAGATTGCAAATCCTACTGTACTAAAATGATCTCTTACTCTTGAGCACCCTTTACATTCTCCACTTTCTCTTAGTCTCTTCGTCTTCTCTGTTCAATTTTCCTTTCTAAAAACAATTGGCTAACACTAAGCTGTCACAGAGAGATAGTTGGGGTCCCTAGTTAAAGACCAGTTTTGAGAGAACAGCTCACTACTCTATATTTTGGCTTCACGAGTCAGAGAAGATAAAGGCAGTCTGTTCAATTATGCTCCAAAATGAACCAATGAATCTACCCCACCATATATGCAAGAGGGAATACAGTAAATCCCATTTTGCAAACTGGAACTTACCATGTTCCAGGAAACCATGATTGAACCTACAGAGACATCTATACAAGATAACGGCCATAATGAATGACAAACCCACAAAAAATATGGTTCGGTCTCTTGATAATAAATTAATCTTAGCGATAATTTTTTTAACTATACTCAAAACAAGGCCAAAAACTTTGTTTTGGATTTGTCATTCTTAAAGAATCTTGACCAAAAAAATATAGTACCAACAACTAACTGAATAAAGGGAATCAGAGTTCTTTTAAACCAAACGAGGGTCTACTAATGCAGAATATATGTAAAGTAAGGAGTAGCATATAGCATAAGATACTTGTTACTCTCAATCTCCCAGTAGCGCTCAACCCCCTGGGAGTCAAACAAGCATACCGTGGAAAAAGCTACGACTACCACCATCCCTATTTCATTTTACACTAGTACTTTGGAAAGTTCCAAATATATCTTTCACATACCTATACATCCAATAATGTAAACACTGCCCAACCCCCCATAAGAAGTGGATCCCACTTTCTCTTACAATTATTTCTCTCTATTACATCAATTCTTTCTCTTTCACAATCCCAACACTTTACCTTACTACTTTTTCTCTCTTTATCCACTTACCAAAGTCAGATTCATCTGTCAATTACATTCATCTCTCTTCATAAAGAAACTTACTGCTTAAGTAGAATCATGATATTAGGACTACAAGCTGCAATATGAGTTAAAATGTGTACTACGTGAACAAGATGATGAAAAAATGGTAAAATTTTTCATTGCATATAATCTGCAGCTATCTGTAACAAGTGTTGAGATGACTCAGATGTAATAGAAGAAAACTAGCTCCTTGGGATGACGAGGTTTCATGCCTGATTGAAAGAGGATCTGGATCACCCTAGCAAATACTGTTAAAGTGTGTGGCACTCCACTATTAGTGCTTCGGTTGGACTTTGAGAGAAATGGAACAATGTAAAAGAAAGTCAAACCCACTGAAGTTTCTGTTGTTGAATGAACAACTTAGCAATTTGTTACGCGAATGTAAAGAAAAAAAGTTTCATAGTTTGCCAATCTAGGAAGTCGCAACCTTTCTGTGGGTTTGGTATGACTTGGGCCAAACATATGATGACATTACCCAAGTCGAGCATCCTACAAGAGATTCCTAAGTTAAACACTAATGCTTCTTTTTTCTGATAAGAAAAGTTTAAACACTGATGCTACTCTAATGGTCTAAATGTTTTAGGTAGTCTGGCAGAAGAATGTTGTCTGTAAACCAACCTGCTTCATACAAACACTTCATTTGTCTGTTTTAACAAGTTTCAATAGTTGaaataaaaagagaaagagGGAGTATGACGGGTACAAGCCTGACAACATGATTCCATAATATCTGGTTCTGCATCCCAACGTTTTCAAACTCGGTAATTATTAGATTTGTACACTAGAACAGATTCTCATATGATCTGCGGATTTCTTGCCTTGTTCACAAAATGATAGTCAAAGACAAGCAGGCAGACAGAACCATTTTTTCCCTTCCATGTTCTATTATATCATTAAATAATATCCATTACACCAAGCCAGAAGAAGTTCAGGAATAAATTATGAAATAAAAATTCCATAAAAATAGTCCAGAAACAGGAATGGTGACAGGAGATATGTTCTATACTTTTGGCAATTGAAGTTGAATATATGACCATTGATAATTATGAGACCAACAAGTGAGAAATTATGATCCCTTGTCTaacagaaaagaaaagaaaagaaggtCCACCTTAGGAACTCGTAATGGGTTCTTCGATACGTATTCACAAAGTTTCCCAATCTTTCTGTCATTTGGCTCGATTTCCTGTGGAATGAAATAAAACGTAGTTCATGAAATTTCAAGGCAACCAACAAATCCACGCAGGAAAAGTTGTCTAAAGCTTCTTCCTCAGTATTTAGTAAACCACAAGCAAGCTAGATTTTTATGAACAATTTGTTtcacaaaagaaaacaaatcaaGAAGTTAGTAATTAAATTTATCTGTAATTTTACTAAGAAATGCCGCATAAgaattataaaattcatattaATTGACCAAGATAATGCGTCTACGcctgaaaatattttccatgttcaattcgttttatgTGTCAAGCGTACCTAGTTACCTACATCTCTACATAAGCATTGCTTAGAGAACATGAAAATTGAATTGATCAAATCACCTTATGCTACTTATGTTGTAAGGACTCTCTATGTAAATTTTCCCAAATTAAGTATTCCATTGGCATGTAAGAGA
This genomic stretch from Spinacia oleracea cultivar Varoflay chromosome 3, BTI_SOV_V1, whole genome shotgun sequence harbors:
- the LOC110789107 gene encoding protein SEMI-ROLLED LEAF 2 isoform X2; translated protein: MTERLGNFVNTYRRTHYEFLRPLFACSLLGIIRTLLEQTSQEEMQILGCNALVDFLNVQAESTYMFNIEGLVPKLCHLAQEVGNDDRSFCLRAAGLQALSSMVQFMGEQSHIPMEFDKIISAILDNFGDSQIMLLNGKLDGIIRDSSDQCSRVSTTIDDNKLSSANICKDATFSMDISNIKQQLVPPVNASKSPSYWAKVCLYNIAGLAKEATTVRRVLEPFFHIFDSEDCWSPERGLASSVLMYMQVVLEDSAEENSHLLLSILVKHLDHKNVARQPLKQISIIHVIRKLAQLVKQRASAALTGALTDLLKHLRKCMQYSADASSCGSGAEKLNADLQSALEKCVFQLSSKVGDVGPVLDIMAVVLENVPNSNIVARTTIFSVYRTARIVASLPNISYHKKTVPDALFHQLLVAMGHPDYETRIGAHRILSSVLMPSLVCPWSDQNELASLNSFGPSSILSTLEEKSGRFSIPEKSEEKVQSMRTMEDNLRCNDLKESRVCRSHSKLHSFETAMTNGKMELASLRLSSHHVSLLLSSIWAQATFRENTPSNFEAMAHTYSIALLLTRTKTSSHVALVRCFQLAFSLRSISLDHEGGLQPSRRRSLFTMASSMLIFSARAGNLPELIPIVKSSLTDITVDPYLELVDNIRLQAVIQNPVDGGRTYGSEEDDFAALKSLSAIESDEQLKEIVLSHLMYKFEKLPEDELSGIKKQILQGFSPDESYSLGVPLFMETPQHCSPLAHLDFQSSDEVGTSLFEEALPDASGSQSGRKTSISSNSLDILNVNQLLESVLETAQQVASLPTSNSLISYDQVKNQCEALVTGKQQKMSVLQSFKKQQEAKAIVLTSDTEMKSAAIMDTPMEEEPIPDSVGKEMIQHNDQMYPCSLEYGYQSFRLPPASPYDKFLKAAGC
- the LOC110789107 gene encoding protein SEMI-ROLLED LEAF 2 isoform X1, whose translation is MGVMSRRVLPACGSICIFCPSLRARSRQPVKRYKKLLAEIFPKNQEIEPNDRKIGKLCEYVSKNPLRVPKITEYLEQRFYKDLRNENVGSAKVVLCVYRKFISSCKEQMPLFACSLLGIIRTLLEQTSQEEMQILGCNALVDFLNVQAESTYMFNIEGLVPKLCHLAQEVGNDDRSFCLRAAGLQALSSMVQFMGEQSHIPMEFDKIISAILDNFGDSQIMLLNGKLDGIIRDSSDQCSRVSTTIDDNKLSSANICKDATFSMDISNIKQQLVPPVNASKSPSYWAKVCLYNIAGLAKEATTVRRVLEPFFHIFDSEDCWSPERGLASSVLMYMQVVLEDSAEENSHLLLSILVKHLDHKNVARQPLKQISIIHVIRKLAQLVKQRASAALTGALTDLLKHLRKCMQYSADASSCGSGAEKLNADLQSALEKCVFQLSSKVGDVGPVLDIMAVVLENVPNSNIVARTTIFSVYRTARIVASLPNISYHKKTVPDALFHQLLVAMGHPDYETRIGAHRILSSVLMPSLVCPWSDQNELASLNSFGPSSILSTLEEKSGRFSIPEKSEEKVQSMRTMEDNLRCNDLKESRVCRSHSKLHSFETAMTNGKMELASLRLSSHHVSLLLSSIWAQATFRENTPSNFEAMAHTYSIALLLTRTKTSSHVALVRCFQLAFSLRSISLDHEGGLQPSRRRSLFTMASSMLIFSARAGNLPELIPIVKSSLTDITVDPYLELVDNIRLQAVIQNPVDGGRTYGSEEDDFAALKSLSAIESDEQLKEIVLSHLMYKFEKLPEDELSGIKKQILQGFSPDESYSLGVPLFMETPQHCSPLAHLDFQSSDEVGTSLFEEALPDASGSQSGRKTSISSNSLDILNVNQLLESVLETAQQVASLPTSNSLISYDQVKNQCEALVTGKQQKMSVLQSFKKQQEAKAIVLTSDTEMKSAAIMDTPMEEEPIPDSVGKEMIQHNDQMYPCSLEYGYQSFRLPPASPYDKFLKAAGC
- the LOC110789107 gene encoding protein SEMI-ROLLED LEAF 2 isoform X3, whose translation is MPLFACSLLGIIRTLLEQTSQEEMQILGCNALVDFLNVQAESTYMFNIEGLVPKLCHLAQEVGNDDRSFCLRAAGLQALSSMVQFMGEQSHIPMEFDKIISAILDNFGDSQIMLLNGKLDGIIRDSSDQCSRVSTTIDDNKLSSANICKDATFSMDISNIKQQLVPPVNASKSPSYWAKVCLYNIAGLAKEATTVRRVLEPFFHIFDSEDCWSPERGLASSVLMYMQVVLEDSAEENSHLLLSILVKHLDHKNVARQPLKQISIIHVIRKLAQLVKQRASAALTGALTDLLKHLRKCMQYSADASSCGSGAEKLNADLQSALEKCVFQLSSKVGDVGPVLDIMAVVLENVPNSNIVARTTIFSVYRTARIVASLPNISYHKKTVPDALFHQLLVAMGHPDYETRIGAHRILSSVLMPSLVCPWSDQNELASLNSFGPSSILSTLEEKSGRFSIPEKSEEKVQSMRTMEDNLRCNDLKESRVCRSHSKLHSFETAMTNGKMELASLRLSSHHVSLLLSSIWAQATFRENTPSNFEAMAHTYSIALLLTRTKTSSHVALVRCFQLAFSLRSISLDHEGGLQPSRRRSLFTMASSMLIFSARAGNLPELIPIVKSSLTDITVDPYLELVDNIRLQAVIQNPVDGGRTYGSEEDDFAALKSLSAIESDEQLKEIVLSHLMYKFEKLPEDELSGIKKQILQGFSPDESYSLGVPLFMETPQHCSPLAHLDFQSSDEVGTSLFEEALPDASGSQSGRKTSISSNSLDILNVNQLLESVLETAQQVASLPTSNSLISYDQVKNQCEALVTGKQQKMSVLQSFKKQQEAKAIVLTSDTEMKSAAIMDTPMEEEPIPDSVGKEMIQHNDQMYPCSLEYGYQSFRLPPASPYDKFLKAAGC